The Winogradskyella schleiferi genome has a window encoding:
- a CDS encoding LacI family DNA-binding transcriptional regulator, translating into MKEVTLKEIAETLGMSVSTVSKALKDYPDVSKKTKRLVKETAEVLNYKPNAFAVNLRTKESKTIGLIIPEVVHHFFSSVIKGIIARAEKKGYLVIILQSNESYELEKKQLDLLLSKRVDGILISLANGTGDFKHLNNLISQELPLVMFDKIAKIVNCSKVIIDDRKAAYMATQHLIDSGCKRIAHFRGPLLPQNSIDRFLGYKKALMDNGLTYDPSLVYICECGDNSFEEGKENARKLFNDHKDVDGIFINTDLVAIGAMTEFNKLGINIPEDISIVGFSNWFMSSVISPTLTTINQPGYDMGKEAFKLLYKEIKKRKQNLPVKFKTVALETKLIKRASTKN; encoded by the coding sequence ATGAAGGAAGTTACTTTAAAAGAAATTGCAGAAACTCTCGGAATGTCCGTTTCAACCGTTTCAAAAGCGTTAAAAGATTATCCTGATGTGAGTAAAAAGACAAAGCGTTTAGTTAAGGAAACTGCAGAAGTTTTAAATTATAAACCAAATGCATTTGCTGTCAATCTTAGGACTAAAGAATCAAAAACGATAGGACTTATCATTCCAGAGGTTGTTCATCATTTTTTTTCAAGTGTTATAAAGGGCATTATTGCTAGAGCCGAAAAAAAAGGTTATCTCGTTATAATTCTTCAGTCCAATGAATCTTACGAGCTCGAAAAGAAGCAATTAGATTTATTGTTAAGCAAAAGGGTTGACGGCATCCTTATCTCTCTTGCCAATGGAACTGGGGATTTCAAACATCTTAACAACTTAATATCCCAAGAATTACCTCTGGTGATGTTTGATAAAATCGCAAAAATTGTAAATTGCTCAAAGGTAATAATTGATGATCGGAAAGCAGCTTATATGGCTACTCAACATTTAATTGATTCAGGCTGTAAACGTATTGCTCACTTTAGAGGCCCTCTTTTACCTCAAAACTCAATTGACCGTTTCCTTGGATATAAAAAAGCTTTGATGGATAATGGTTTAACATACGATCCGTCTTTAGTCTATATCTGTGAATGTGGCGACAATAGTTTTGAAGAGGGTAAAGAGAATGCAAGAAAATTATTTAACGATCATAAAGATGTCGATGGTATTTTTATCAATACAGATTTAGTAGCAATTGGAGCCATGACAGAATTTAACAAATTAGGAATTAACATACCTGAAGATATTTCTATTGTTGGGTTTAGCAATTGGTTTATGTCTTCAGTGATATCCCCAACCTTAACAACCATTAATCAACCGGGTTATGACATGGGGAAAGAAGCATTTAAACTTTTATACAAGGAGATTAAAAAACGAAAACAAAATTTGCCAGTAAAATTTAAGACCGTAGCGTTGGAAACTAAACTTATTAAAAGAGCATCGACCAAGAATTAG
- the queG gene encoding tRNA epoxyqueuosine(34) reductase QueG has translation MNHKQQYTELIKTEAKRLGFLSCGISKAQFLDEEAPRLEAWLNKNMNGEMRYMENHFDKRLDPTLLVEGSKSVVSLLLNYYPSEIQNEDSYKLSKYAYGTDYHFVIKDKLKSLLHYIQDEIGEVGGRAFVDSAPVLDKAWAAKSGLGWIGKHSNLLTQQVGSFYFIAELIIDLELEYDTPVTDHCGTCTACIDACPTEAITEPYVVDGSKCISYFTIELKEHIPSEFKGQFNDWIFGCDICQDVCPWNRFSKPHKEPLFNPHPELLDMTKKDWEEITEDTFRKVFQKSAVKRTKFSGLERNIKFVKD, from the coding sequence GTGAATCATAAACAGCAATACACCGAACTTATAAAAACCGAAGCCAAACGCCTCGGTTTTTTGTCATGTGGCATAAGTAAAGCACAATTTTTAGACGAAGAAGCTCCACGTTTAGAGGCGTGGTTAAATAAGAATATGAATGGCGAAATGCGTTATATGGAAAACCATTTCGATAAGCGTTTAGATCCAACTTTGCTTGTTGAAGGTTCAAAAAGTGTAGTGTCGTTATTATTGAATTATTATCCTTCTGAAATACAAAATGAGGATTCCTATAAGTTATCAAAATATGCTTATGGAACAGATTATCATTTCGTTATAAAGGACAAATTAAAATCACTTTTACATTATATACAAGATGAAATTGGCGAGGTTGGTGGTCGAGCTTTTGTAGATTCGGCACCAGTTTTAGATAAGGCTTGGGCAGCAAAATCGGGTTTAGGTTGGATAGGAAAACACTCCAACCTATTAACGCAACAAGTAGGTTCGTTTTATTTTATTGCTGAATTAATCATCGATTTAGAACTCGAATACGATACACCAGTGACCGACCATTGCGGTACATGTACAGCTTGTATAGACGCCTGCCCAACAGAAGCCATCACAGAACCTTATGTGGTAGATGGCAGTAAATGTATTTCTTATTTTACTATAGAACTTAAAGAACATATACCCTCAGAATTCAAAGGTCAATTTAACGATTGGATATTTGGTTGCGATATCTGTCAGGATGTTTGCCCTTGGAACCGCTTTTCCAAACCGCACAAAGAACCCTTATTCAATCCACATCCCGAATTATTGGATATGACCAAAAAAGATTGGGAAGAGATTACCGAAGATACCTTTAGAAAAGTTTTTCAGAAGTCCGCAGTGAAGCGTACTAAGTTTTCTGGTTTGGAACGGAATATTAAGTTTGTTAAGGACTAA
- a CDS encoding nuclear transport factor 2 family protein encodes MKTKFKITFLIICALFIVGFCNSDDGQTNDREDLINTQYPEAKQEVIETWAAIEQSVREGDMDKLISFHGYSPKFTEYKNGEVVNDGAANEAYERRAYGAVTEVVSFATNDFKVAVYGDVANMTFQSDFQIKFGDNLAVIKEQTTLLFVRTNYGWKIVHEHHSPLNTAD; translated from the coding sequence ATGAAAACTAAATTTAAAATTACATTCCTTATTATCTGTGCATTATTTATTGTGGGATTTTGTAACAGTGACGATGGGCAAACTAACGACCGTGAAGACCTAATCAATACGCAATACCCTGAAGCGAAACAAGAGGTGATCGAAACCTGGGCTGCCATTGAACAAAGCGTTAGAGAGGGTGATATGGATAAGCTGATTTCCTTTCACGGCTATAGTCCAAAGTTTACTGAATATAAAAATGGAGAAGTAGTAAATGATGGAGCAGCAAACGAAGCTTACGAACGAAGAGCTTATGGTGCAGTAACCGAAGTAGTAAGCTTTGCTACAAACGATTTTAAAGTCGCCGTTTATGGTGATGTAGCTAATATGACGTTTCAGTCTGATTTTCAAATAAAATTTGGGGATAATCTAGCTGTTATTAAAGAACAAACAACATTATTATTCGTAAGAACAAACTACGGATGGAAAATTGTTCATGAACATCATTCACCTTTGAACACTGCAGATTAA